One Lutzomyia longipalpis isolate SR_M1_2022 chromosome 4, ASM2433408v1 DNA segment encodes these proteins:
- the LOC129795465 gene encoding formin-like protein, with amino-acid sequence MGISASRAADPVETTTIHRDEISYMKHHHTSHHIRQPSVRRSCQPMPDRNELERRFTKVLASMDLPPDKAKLLKNYDDEKKWDIICDQEMVHAKDPPSHYLTKLRTYLDPKASRSHRKRKIVGESTSTQVLRDLEISLRTNHIEWVKEFLDEENQGLDALIDYLSFRLSMMRHEQRIQEARNESEETLNTTVNSSGVLSSTSNAAGSNELTPPSGNCGGSRHQQQQQPNGFIRPGLGDLIDSPSIKRRSRHIAKLNMGASTDDIHVCIMCLRAIMNNKYGFNMVIQHREAINCIALSLIHKSLRTKALVLELLAAICLVKGGHEIILSAFNNFKEVCHETKRFQTLMEYFINYELFNIDFMVACMQFVNIVVHSVEDMNYRVHLQYEFTALGLDGYLEKLRLTESEELHVQISAYLDNVFDVAALMEDSETKTAALERVQELEDDLGRALDRVAETEREFMYKLAELETELVRVRSECDEMQQKARQTDEEVSTLRKVLKQREEESRNMAKNQQEMRMNQQQEVPQVVAPLAPPIPPPPPISALAPPEPIAPPCPPPPPPNGTRNVGRASPFIPAPPPPIAGQMQAPDGAMTIKRKVQTKYKLPTLNWVALKPNQVRGTIFNDLDDERLYKQINFVEFEEKFKIGQGGAFANGNSELDGLTSFPSKRFKKPENVSVLEHTRLRNIAISRRKLEMPAEMVIRAINNLDLKQLSLENVEILQKMVPTEQEVKAYREYINEKKDLNLLTDEDKFMMQLAKVERISSKLSIMNYIGNFFDSIHLISPQIYAIINASNSVKNSKKLKAVLEIILAFGNYMNSSKRGPAYGFKLQSLDTLLDTKSTDKRICLLHYIVATMRQSFLDLLNFDTELFCIDKAAQVSLENVITDVHELEKGMEAVRKEAELRGKGPHNHVLRDFLNNSEEKLKKIKIDAKSAQDSFKECVEFFGESNRSTDANTFFSLLVRFVRAFKTADQENEQRRRLEQAAALAASKKENEEVVLRNKINNQKKQQEAVINELKSKTNAVREKKLLQQDEVYNGALEDILLGLKSEPYRRADAVRRSQRRRIDSHRLSRTMEEMDV; translated from the exons GCATCAATGGACCTACCACCGGATAAAgcgaaattgttgaagaattaCGATGATGAGAAGAAATGGGACATAATATGCGATCAG GAAATGGTCCATGCGAAAGATCCACCGTCACACTATTTGACCAAATTGAGAACATATTTGGATCCAAAAGCTTCACGAAGTCATCGG aaaagaaaaattgtgggtGAATCAACATCAACGCAAGTCTTGAGGGATTTAGAGATTTCCCTGAGGACGAATCACATTGAATGGGTTAAGGAGTTTCTCGATGAGGAGAATCAAGGTCTGGATGCACTCATAGATTATTTGAGCTTCCGCCTATCCATGATGCGGCATGAGCAGAGAATCCAAGAGGCACGAAATGAGAGTGAGGAGACACTCAATACAACGGTGAACTCCTCGGGTGTACTGTCGTCAACATCAAATGCTGCCGGGAGTAATGAACTGACGCCTCCAAGTGGAAATTGTGGCGGTAGTCGGcaccagcagcagcagcagccgaATGGTTTCATAAGACCCGGTTTGGGGGATTTAATTGATAGTCCCAGCATAAAAAGGAGATCTAGGCATATTGCAAAGCTCAATATGGGCGCCTCGACGGATGATATTCACGTGTGCATCATGTGTTTGCGTGCAATAATGAATAACAAATATGGCTTCAATATGGTTATTCAGCATCGTGAGGCAATCAACTGCATTGCATTGAGTCTCATCCACAAGTCACTGCGGACGAAGGCGCTAGTGTTGGAACTTTTGGCGGCAATTTGCCTCGTCAAGGGTGGTCACGAAATCATCTTGTCGGCTTTCAACAATTTCAAAGAA GTTTGTCATGAGACGAAACGCTTCCAAACTTTAATggaatatttcataaattatgAATTGTTCAATATTGACTTCATGGTAGCTTGTATGcaatttgtaaatattgttGTACATTCAGTGGAGGATATGAACTATCGTGTACATTTGCAATATGAATTCACTGCCCTGGGGCTCGATGGGTACTTGGAGAAGTTGCGTTTGACTGAATCCGAAGAGCTGCACGTGCAGATTTCGGCATATTTGGACAATGTCTTCGATGTGGCTGCCCTAATGGAGGATAGTGAGACAAAGACAGCTGCCCTTGAGAGGGTGCAGGAGTTGGAGGATGATTTGGGTAGAGCATTGGATCGTGTGGCGGAGACAGAGCGGGAGTTTATGTACAAATTAGCTGAGTTGGAGACGGAGCTTGTGAGGGTGCGTAGTGAGTGCGATGAGATGCAGCAGAAGGCACGGCAGACGGATGAGGAGGTGTCCACGTTGCGCAAAGTCCTCAAGCAGCGTGAGGAAGAATCACGGAATATGGCAAAGAATCAGCAGGAAATGCGAATGAATCAACAGCAGGAGGTGCCGCAAGTAGTGGCTCCACTTGCACCCCCAATTCCACCACCACCGCCAATTTCTGCCCTCGCCCCACCGGAACCAATTGCACCACCCtgcccaccaccaccaccgccaAATGGGACAAGGAATGTGGGGAGAGCATCTCCCTTCATTCcagcaccaccaccaccaattGCCGGGCAAATGCAAGCCCCTGATGGTGCAATGACAATCAAGAGGAAGGTACAGACGAAATACAAACTCCCCACGCTCAATTGGGTTGCACTGAAACCAAATCag GTGAGAGGgacaattttcaatgatttagATGACGAAAGGCTGTACAAGCAGataaattttgtggaatttgaggaaaaattcaaaattggcCAAGGAGGTGCTTTTGCAAATGGGAATTCCGAATTGGATGGACTTACATCGTTCCCCAGTAAACGCTTCAAGAAGCCCGAGAATGTTTCAGTTCTCGAGCACACACGTCTCAGGAATATTG caATTTCACGGCGAAAGCTGGAAATGCCCGCGGAAATGGTCATAAgggcaataaataatttggatTTGAAGCAATTATCattggaaaatgtggaaattctCCAGAAGATGGTACCAACGGAGCAAGAAGTTAAGGCCTACAGGGAATACATTAATGAGAAGAAAGATCTCAATTTACTAACGGATGAGGATAAATTTATGATGCAACTGGCAAAAGTTGagagaatttcctcaaaattatCCATTATGAACTATATTGGGAACTTTTTTGATAGTATTCACCTCATTAGTCCg CAAATCTATGCAATaataaatgcatcaaattccgtgaagaattcaaagaaattaaaggcAGTTTTAGAGATTATTCTTGCCTTTGGGAATTACATGAATAGCAGCAAACGTGGTCCAGCGTATGGATTTAAGTTACAGAGTTTAGATACGCTCCTTGATACAAAGTCAACGGATAAGAGAATTTGCCTTCTGCACTACATTGTTGCCACGATGCGACAATCCTTTCTGGATTTACTGAATTTCGACACGGAACTCTTTTGTATTGATAAAGCAGCTCAGGTGTCGCTGGAGAATGTCATTACGGACGTTCATGAGCTTGAGAAGGGAATGGAGGCTGTACGGAAGGAGGCTGAACTACGTGGGAAGGGACCGCATAATCATGTTTTGCgtgattttctcaataattccgaagagaagttgaagaaaattaaaattgatgcAAAAAGTGCGCAAGATTCCTTCAAGGAGTGCGTTGAGTTCTTCGGGGAGTCCAATAGGAGTACTGATGCCAATACATTCTTCTCGTTGCTCGTACGATTTGTCAGGGCATTCAAG ACGGCAGATCAGGAAAATGAGCAACGAAGACGTTTGGAACAGGCAGCCGCGTTGGCGGCATCAAAGAAGGAGAATGAAGAAGTTGTTTTGCGGAATAAGATCAACAATCAGAAGAAGCAACAG GAGGCAGTtataaatgaattgaaaagtaaGACAAATGCTGTGCGTGAGAAGAAACTCCTGCAGCAGGATGAGGTGTACAATGGGGCTCTCGAGGATATTCTGCTGGGGCTGAAGAGTGAACCCTACCGCAGGGCTGATGCCGTAAGACGCAGCCAACGACGTCGCATTGATAGTCATCGTCTCTCACGTACAATGGAAGAGATGGATGTTTAA
- the LOC129795730 gene encoding dynein regulatory complex protein 8, with product MEEVDIPVNITNDLERKIADAFLIFDHHGSKVVDVREIGTILRFLGCVPSENEINEIISATEFEDSNGTVHLAKFLPHVHQLLLERKMEPAAPEKLLKAFQILDSDGKGFIQRDYISKLMMEEGEPFSQDELDEMMAIAVDSQTNRIPYELYINQLMVE from the exons atggaagaagtTGATATTCCGG TTAACATTACAAATGATCTGGAGAGAAAAATTGCCGATGCATTCCTCATATTTGACCATCATGGCAGTAAAGTGGTTGATGTGAGGGAAATTGGAACAATTCTGCGATTTTTAG GCTGCGTACCATCGGAGAATGAGATCAATGAAATAATCTCAGCAACGGAATTTGAAGATTCCAATGGAACAGTACACCTGGCCAAGTTCCTTCCACACGTCCATCAGTTGCTGCTGGAGCGTAAAATGGAGCCCGCAGCCCCGGAGAAGCTACTCAAGGCATTTCAGATTCTCGATTCCGACGGGAAGGGCTTCATTCAGCGTGACTACATCAGTAAACTCATGATGGAGGAAGGTGAACCCTTCAGTCAGGATGAGTTGGATGAAATGATGGCCATTGCTGTGGATTCGCAGACCAACCGAATTCCCTATGAGTTGTATATCAATCAGTTGATGGTTGAATAG
- the LOC129795464 gene encoding cyclin-dependent kinase 12 produces MDREREGRHHRKKSKKSGKKSKKRRRDETPEDKNGNSPNASQANVSRIVEYSDVSSEDFSAPEAGEIQSDESDGGGGGGYGFSQSHPVGSKRPEHEVRSTFVSSSPYKLGVVIKPALSHLPETTRRVIIGSPIGSSSTSSLSRPSKRSPDSYGHTSKIQQVVSSPTLAAEFEDEERPRKRSKKEKKHKKNKKAKKRKKRIRHKSMSSVESISENDSVLDVDSLTPPLKQDGEEEEEQHVRQPHTPPLVREASPISPTTPPLRPESPQSGGGYSERHPESLRKRNDAPIASPHTPPLQARKYHSPEGEVLPSNHLHHHTHRKSNSHEDIRSPNDHHHHGHSMYSSPSSKRSRLSVAGHRERSHDRSDARNRTRSSSSARKERDWGDRRRDSRRRTPRRSPRRSPRRTPRRSPRRSPLGGGGSLSPSHRHRSTSRIRKRPYSPPGSPPMRSRHSKSRSPRTFRAASPRRAPRTPPRESRSKTPPVSVRKIDIKDKISDTSLFAELVKDKHKREKELQKILGKKDDDGAGTSGDSQAAEITSNGVRDNNQHVNMDIVDIPIPNVSSTNASMMTDSVDHHHATRTDALPIDGHKQQQQHPVADGGVAMRGSVNNKSQLHAANSEAKGKQMYTPNFAKSKSLTKLPMPPGMNMSELIDTKTPSPPRNITPPPLPPFPPKGSSTKATKPAGGGGKKGGVLTLPMPPIVGGVDDLSGDDDQTPPRNRQGRLDGDRKGLARRKRPKILNRRASRTNLTNRDWGERSVDVFEVIAQIGEGTYGQVYKARDNHTNEMVALKKVRLENEKEGFPITAVREIKILRQLNHKNIVNLREVVTDKQDALEFRKDKGSFYLVFEYMDHDLMGLLESGMVEFTEENNASIMRQLLDGLNYCHKKNFLHRDIKCSNILMNNKGEVKLADFGLARLYNAEDRQRPYTNKVITLWYRPPELLLGEERYGPSIDVWSCGCILGELFLKKPLFQANVEAVQLDLISRLCGTPTPAVWPTIINLPLFHTLKPKKQHRRRLREEFIFMPGTALDLLDRMLELDPDKRITAEDALKSNWLKNCNPEQMPIPQLPTWQDCHELWSKKRRKQLREQQ; encoded by the exons ATGGATAGAGAACGCGAGGGAAGGCATCACCGGAAAAAGTCAAAGAAGAGCGGGAAGAAATCAAAGAAGCGTCGGCGTGATGAGACGCCGGAAGATAAGAATGGGAACAGCCCAAATGCGTCGCAGGCGAATGTTTCGCGCATCGTTGAGTATTCAGATGTGAGTTCTGAGGATTTCTCCGCCCCAGAAGCGGGTGAAATTCAATCAGATGAATCCGATGGGGGTGGTGGGGGTGGCTATGGGTTCTCACAGTCCCACCCTGTGGGATCCAAGCGTCCGGAACACGAAGTTCGCAGCACCTTTGTGTCCTCATCCCCGTACAAGCTGGGAGTGGTGATAAAACCCGCCCTGAGTCACCTGCCGGAGACAACACGACGCGTCATTATTGGATCCCCAATTGGGTCATCGTCCACATCATCACTGTCGCGTCCATCAAAGCGCTCACCCGACAGCTATGGGCATACAAGCAAAATTCAGCAGGTTGTCTCCTCACCCACACTTGCGGCGGAATTTGAGGATGAAGAACGTCCGCGGAAGCGCTcgaagaaggagaagaagcacaagaagaataagaaggcgaagaagaggaaaaagcgCATTCGGCATAAATCTATGAGTAGCGTTGAGAGTATCTCGGAGAATGATTCAGTGTTGGATGTGGATAGTCTCACGCCACCGCTGAAGCAGGATGGCGAGGAGGAGGAAGAGCAGCACGTGCGGCAGCCGCATACGCCACCACTTGTACGCGAAGCGAGCCCCATTTCCCCCACGACGCCCCCATTGCGCCCTGAATCACCCCAAAGTGGCGGCGGCTACTCTGAACGGCATCCCGAGAGTCTCCGGAAGCGCAATGATGCCCCCATTGCGTCCCCCCATACGCCACCACTACAGGCGCGAAAGTACCACAGCCCCGAGGGTGAGGTACTCCCATCGAATCATCTGCACCACCACACGCACCGGAAGTCAAACAGCCATGAGGATATTCGATCTCCAA ATGATCACCATCATCACGGGCATTCAATGTATTCATCACCATCGTCAAAGAGATCCCGTCTCTCCGTGGCAGGGCACCGGGAGAGATCTCACGATCGTAGTGATGCGCGCAACAGGACGAGATCATCTTCATCGGCCCGGAAGGAGAGAGATTGGGGGGACAGAAGGAGAGATTCACGTAGACGAACCCCCCGACGTTCCCCCAGGCGATCGCCCCGTCGTACCCCACGACGATCCCCACGTAGATCCCCTCTAGGTGGGGGTGGTAGCCTATCCCCATCGCATCGCCACAGATCCACGTCGAGGATACGAAAACGCCCCTACAGCCCCCCGGGATCACCCCCAATGAGGTCACGGCACTCAAAGAGTCGCAGTCCACGCACTTTCCGTGCTGCATCACCACGAAGGGCCCCCCGGACTCCGCCACGGGAGAGTCGCTCAAAGACACCACCAGTGTCAGTGAGGAAGATTGACATAAAGGACAAGATAAGCGATACGAGCCTCTTTGCGGAACTCGTCAAGGACAAGCATAAGCGCGAGAAGGAACTCCAGAAGATTCTGGGGAAGAAAGATGATGATGGCGCAGGAACAAGTGGGGATTCTCAGGCAGCAGAAATCACGTCAAATGGGGTCAGAGACAACAATCAACACGTG AATATGGATATTGTGGACATTCCAATTCCAAATGTATCATCTACAAATGCATCAATGATGACTGATTCGGTGGATCATCATCATGCCACGAGAACTGATGCGCTTCCAATTGATGGGCacaagcagcagcagcagcatcctGTGGCCGATGGGGGTGTAGCAATGCGGGGTTCTGTGAATAATAAGTCACAGCTTCATGCGGCGAATAGTGAAGCAAAAGGGAAACAAATGTATACGCCGAATTTTGCCAAATCCAAGAGTCTCACAAAGTTGCCAATGCCCCCGGGGATGAACATGTCCGAGTTGATTGATACAAAGACACCGAGTCCACCGAGAAATATTACACCACCGCCACTTCCGCCATTCCCGCCCAAAGGATCGTCGACAAAGGCGACAAAACCCGCAGGAGGTGGGGGCAAGAAGGGTGGTGTGTTGACACTACCAATGCCCCCAATTGTTGGTGGTGTGGATGATCTCAGTGGTGATGATGATCAGACACCACCGCGCAATCGGCAGGGACGTTTAGACGGTGACAGGAAGGGTTTGGCACGTCGGAAGCGCCCCAAAATACTCAATCGTCGTGCATCACGTACAAATCTCACAAATCGCGACTGGGGCGAAAGGAGTGTTGATGTCTTTGAAGTTATTGCACAAATTGGTGAAGGGACTTATGGGCAG gtgTACAAGGCACGTGATAATCATACAAATGAGATGGTTGCCTTGAAGAAAGTGCGCTTGGAGAATGAAAAGGAGGGTTTCCCCATAACGGCGGTgcgtgaaataaaaattcttcgacAGCTAAATCACAAGAATATTGTAAATTTGCGCGAAGTTGTGACAGATAAGCAGGATGCCTTAGAATTTAGGAAGGATAAGGGATCATTTTATTTAGTATTTGAATATATGGATCACGATTTGATGGGGCTCCTCGAATCGGGAATGGTTGAATTCACCGAAGAGAATAATGCGAGTATTATGCGACAATTGCTTGATGGTTTGAACTATTGTCACAAGAAGAATTTCCTTCATCGTGACATTAAATGTTCCAATATTCTCATGAATAATAA ggGTGAAGTAAAATTGGCCGATTTTGGCTTGGCACGACTTTACAATGCGGAAGATCGACAACGTCCGTACACGAATAAGGTGATTACGTTGTGGTATCGTCCACCGGAATTACTTCTCGGTGAAGAGAGGTACGGCCCGTCGATTGATGTGTGGAGTTGTGGGTGTATCCTTGGGGAATTATTCCTCAAGAAGCCGCTCTTTCAAGCAAATGTCGAAGCAGTCCAATTGGACCTCATATCACGCCTCTGTGGCACCCCAACACCAGCTGTTTGGCCAACAATTATCAATCTACCCCTATTTCATACGCTCAAACCAAAGAAGCAACACCGAAGGCGTCTCCGTGAGGAATTTATCTTTATGCCCGGTACAGCATTGGATTTACTCGATCGAATGCTCGAGCTGGATCCGGATAAGAGGATAACAGCTGAGGATGCACTCAAATCAAATTGGCTGAAGAATTGCAATCCCGAACA AATGCCAATACCACAGCTGCCCACCTGGCAGGATTGTCATGAGTTGTGGAGCAAAAAACGGAGGAAACAACTGAGGGAACAACAATAA